In one Juglans regia cultivar Chandler chromosome 11, Walnut 2.0, whole genome shotgun sequence genomic region, the following are encoded:
- the LOC109007201 gene encoding nodal modulator 1, producing MTTIRDALLCFLIVIHSFSAASADSIHGCGGFVEASTSLMKSRKLHDTKLDYSHITVELRTLDGLVKDRTQCAPNGYYFIPVYDKGSFVIQINGPEGWAWDPEKVSVVVDDNGCNGNEDINFRFTGFTVSGRVVGAVGGESCTLKNGGPSNVNVEILSPNGDLITSVLTSSVGSYLFTNILPGKYELRASHPDLKVEVRGSTEVELGFGNGVVNDIFFVPGYDVHGFVVSQGNPILGVHIYLYSDNVLEVDCPQGSTNAPGERKALCHAVSDADGMFTFKSIPCGSYQLIPFYKGENTVFDISPPVASVIVEHQHVTVPQKFQVTGFSVGGRVIDGNDVGVEGVKIIVDGHERSVTDKQGYYKLDQVTSNRYMIEAIKEHYKFNVLKDYMVLPNMASVTDIKAVSYDVCGVVQIVSGGFKAKVALTHGPENVKPQVKLTDGNGNFCFEVPPGEYRISAMAAMPESAPGLLFLPSYVDVVVKSPLMAIEFSQALVNVLGTVACKENCGPSVSVALVRNAGKRDEERKTVSLTENSGEFLFSDVIPGNYRIEVRHNSPESEAREDNWCWEQSFIDLDVGAEDVKGVVFVQKGYWVNVVSTHDVDAYMTQADGSSVNMKIKKGSQHICVESPGLHELHFVDSCIFFGSSSMKIDTSNPLPIFLRGEKYLLKGLINVESSTVNGVYEVPESITVDILNSEGSVVDGTTAKVSSNGNDQTSNAMYEYSVWANPGDKLTFVPRDPRNNGEKKILFYPRKRHVSVTSDGCQASVPPFSARLGLYIEGSVSPPLSGVHVRILAAGDSHIAALRSGELVLETTTDTHGSFTGGPLYDDITYSVEASKPGYHLKRVGPHSFYCQKLGQISVHIYSKDGSEEPIPSVLLSLSGDEGYRNNSVSGVGGTFLFDNLFPGTFYLRPLLKEYAFSPPAQTIELGSGETSEVIFQATRVAYSATGVISLLSGQPKEGVSVEARSESKGYYEETVTDSSGSYRLRGLHPDTNYVIKVVKRDGPGSSRIERASPESSTIEVRAEDIRGIDFLVFEQPEITILSCHVEGKGIEELNSYLTVEIKSATDVSKIESVFPLPLSNFFQVKDLPRGKHLLQLRSSLPSSTHKFKSDIIEVDLEKNTQIHVGPLRYKVEEDHHKQDLTPAPVFPLIVGVSVVALFISMPRLKDLYQSTMEIPTPGFTATAKKETRKPILRKKTY from the exons ATGACGACGATCAGAGACGCTTTACTCTGCTTCTTGATCGTAATTCATTCATTTTCAGCAGCTTCCGCTGACTCCATCCACGGCTGTGGTGGCTTCGTCGAG GCTAGTACGTCTTTGATGAAGTCGAGGAAGCTGCATGATACGAAATTGGATTATTCTCATATCACG GTTGAGCTTCGCACCTTGGATGGACTGGTCAAGGATAGAACTCAGTGCGCTCCCAATGGCTACTACTTCATTCCGGTGTATGacaag GGTTCTTTTGTGATCCAAATTAATGGACCAGAAGGGTGGGCGTGGGACCCAGAGAAG GTTTCTGTCGTCGTTGATGATAATGGTTGCAATGGCAATGAAGATATAAATTTCCGCTTCACAGG GTTCACCGTATCTGGTAGGGTGGTGGGAGCTGTTGGTGGAGAGAGCTGTACCCTTAAAAATGGAGGTCCTTCCAATGtaaatgttgaaattttgtCTCCTAATGGTGATCTCATTACTTCTGTCTTGACATCATCAGTTGGGAGCTACTTGTTCACCAATATTCTTCCAG GAAAATATGAATTACGTGCATCACATCCCGATCTGAAAGTTGAAGTGAGAGGCTCCACAGAG GTggaattagggtttggaaatgGTGTAGTCAATGACATTTTCTTCGTCCCTGGATATGATGTCCATGGGTTTGTTGTTTCTCAG GGAAATCCAATATTGGGAGTTCACATTTATCTATATTCAGATAATGTCTTAGAGGTAGATTGTCCCCAAGGTTCTACTAATGCCCCTGGAGAAAGAAAGGCTCTCTGTCATGCTGTATCTGATGCTGATGGAATGTTCACGTTTAAGTCGATACCATGTG GAAGTTATCAGCTCATACCTTTCTACAAGGGTGAAAACACAGTTTTTGATATTTCACCACCTGTTGCATCGGTTATTGTTGAGCATCAACACGTGACAGTGCCCCAAAAGTTTCAG GTCACTGGGTTTTCTGTTGGGGGCCGTGTTATTGATGGGAATGATGTCGGAGTGGAGGGTGTTAAAATTATAGTTGATGGTCATGAAAGGTCTGTCACTGACAAACAAGGATATTACAAGCTTGACCAG GTTACATCCAATCGTTATATGATAGAGGCCATAAAGGAGCATTACAAGTTCAACGTACTGAAGGATTATATG GTATTGCCAAACATGGCTTCAGTGACAGATATTAAAGCAGTTTCCTATGATGTATGTGGTGTAGTTCAGATTGTTAGTGGTGGTTTCAAGGCAAAG GTAGCTTTGACTCATGGACCAGAGAATGTCAAACCTCAAGTGAAACTGACAGATGGAAATGGAAATTTCTGCTTTGAG GTTCCACCAGGTGAATATCGCATATCAGCTATGGCAGCTATGCCTGAGAGTGCTCCTGGACTCCTGTTTTTGCCATCATATGTTGATGTTGTAGTCAAAAGTCCATTGATGGCTATTGAATTTTCTCAG GCACTAGTCAATGTACTTGGTACGGTCGCCTGCAAGGAGAATTGTGGCCCATCTGTTTCTGTTGCCCTAGTAAGAAATGCTGGTAAACGTGATGAAGAGAGAAAGACAGTCAGTTTGACTGAAAACAGTGGTGAATTCCTCTTTTCAGACGTCATCCCTGGAAACTACAGAATTGAG GTCAGACATAATTCTCCAGAATCAGAGGCTAGAGAAGATAACTGGTGCTGGGAGCAGAGCTTCATTGATTTGGATGTTGGTGCTGAGGATGTAAAAGGCGTGGTATTTGTTCAAAAAGGTTACTGGGTTAATGTTGTCTCCACCCATGATGTGGATGCTTACATGACTCAAGCAGATGGTTCGtcagtgaatatgaaaattaag AAAGGTTCCCAGCATATATGCGTAGAATCTCCCGGATTGCATGAACTTCATTTTGTTGACTCATGTATTTTCTTTGGAAGCTCATCAATGAAGATTGATACATCCAATCCTTtg CCCATCTTTCTAAGAGGAGAGAAGTATCTACTTAAGGGACTGATCAATGTTGAGTCTAGCACAGTTAATGGTGTGTATGAAGTACCCGAGAGTATCACTGTGGACATTCTGAACAGTGAGGGCAGTGTTGTTGATGGTACCACAGCTAAAGTTAGTTCCAATGGCAATGATCAAACCAGTAATGCAATGTATGAGTATTCTGTGTGGGCTAATCCTGGAGACAAACTTACCTTTGTTCCTCGGGACCCAAG GAATAATGGGGAGAAGAAGATCTTGTTTTATCCAAGAAAACGTCAT GTCTCAGTGACAAGTGATGGTTGTCAAGCTTCTGTTCCTCCATTTTCTGCACGATTGGGATTATATATTGAAGGATCCGTTTCTCCCCCCCTTTCCGGTGTTCATGTTAGGATTCTTGCTGCTGGAGATAGCCACATTGCTGCCCTTAGGAGTGGTGAATTGGTACTCGAAACTACCACAGATACTCATGGCTCCTTCACTGGAGGACCTCTATATGATGACATAACTTACAGCGTTGAGGCTTCAAAG CCTGGCTATCATCTAAAGCGGGTTGGACCTCATTCCTTTTATTGTCAAAAGCTTGGTCAAATATCTGTACACATATATTCAAAAGATGGTTCTGAAGAACCTATTCCTTCCGTGCTTCTATCACTGAGTGGCGACGAGGGTTATAGGAATAACTCAGTATCTGGGGTTGGTGGGACATTCCTTTTCGATAACTTATTTCCTGGAACTTTCTATCTGCGTCCTCTGCTAAAG GAGTACGCTTTCTCACCTCCGGCCCAGACTATAGAACTTGGTTCTGGGGAGACTAGCGAAGTCATTTTCCAGGCCACCCGCGTGGCTTACAG TGCTACAGGTGTGATCAGTTTGCTGTCTGGCCAACCAAAAGAAGGTGTTTCAGTTGAAGCCCGGTCGGAGTCCAAAGGCTACTATGAGGAAACGGTGACTGATTCATCTGGAAGTTATCGTCTGAGAGGGCTCCATCCTGACACTAACTATGTAATCAAAGTAGTTAAAAGGGATGGTCCGGGTAGCTCTAGAATCGAGCGGGCATCTCCAGAATCCAGTACTATTGAA GTTCGAGCTGAGGATATCAGGGGAATAGATTTTCTGGTCTTTGAACAGCCAGAGATCACCATTTTAAGTTGTCACGTTGAAGGAAAGGGAATAGAGGAACTGAATTCATATCTAACGGTAGAAATAAAGTCAGCTACTGACGTGTCTAAGATTGAGTCTGTCTTCCCTCTGCCACTTTCCAACTTCTTCCAGGTGAAGGACTTGCCCAGGGGTAAGCACCTTCTGCAGCTCCGATCTAGTCTCCCATCGAGCACCCACAAATTCAAGTCTGATATTATTGAGGTCGACTTAGAGAAGAATACACAAATTCATGTAGGCCCACTCAGATACAAAGTTGAAGAGGATCATCACAAGCAG GATTTGACTCCTGCACCGGTCTTTCCTCTAATTGTTGGGGTTTCAGTGGTTGCCCTGTTTATCAGTATGCCAAG ATTAAAGGACTTGTATCAATCCACAATGGAAATACCAACCCCGGGATTCACTGCAACTGCAAAGAAGGA